TTCTTTCCAGGGATGTGGTGGAAGCGAAATTATCTTCCAAGATTGCCGCAGCTTTTTCCAAAGAAACCGTTTCCTGAATATTTATTCAGAATACAATCCAAAAAAACATTTCCGATTAATTACTGTGTTTTTAAAACACGGAAACTTCTGTTTTTTCCCCGGCTGCTGATTTCAAGCAGATATATTCCTGCAGCCACATCGTCCAGTTCAAAATCGATTGTCCCGGATCCATTCACAGTTTTTGTTAATTGAATTCTTCCCAGGTAATCGTAAAGCTTACAGAAAACTTCTCCATCTATCTTCTCCGAATAAGAAATCCGGATTTTCCCTGCTGTAGGATTTGGAGAAATCACTGCCTGTAAAGGAGCATGTGTCAATTCGATACCGGAAACAAAATATTCATACGCTCCGATATCCGGAGTACTTGGATCCCGTGGATTTCCATCTATATCCGAAGCAATCCAACTGATAGGTGTACCTTGATTATTTAAAACAGGATTGGTGGGAAGCAAAAACGATGGAGATGTAAACAGAGGTGCAATCGAAACACTGTTTGCATCCTGTGTACTGGCACTCTGCCAGTCGGCGAGAGTTTGATAGATTGTCGGATTCGTAGTGCCTTTGACCGCTACATTCCCGGAAGGAACCCAGAAGTCATTGTAATTGCTTTGAAGCACGGTAGTCACTGTTGAAGTAGCGCCGAGTTTCAATGCCGCACGAGTACCAGTACCGGGTTTTGTAATGCTGATCAGGTTATTTTTCAAAACACTATTGGTATTCGAAAGTTCCTCACTGATACCGATGAAGTTTCCCGTAGCAGTAGCTGCATCGTCACCGGAAATCACATTGAAACAAATTTCAGGAGCGGTCGCTGAAGTGCGGATTTCTATGCCGGTAAAATTTCCGGTAGTCAGCGCGCTTGCAGAAATCTCATTATTAAAAACCCGGTGACCGGTTCCATTGAAAAGATAAATACCACGAAGGGTTTGTGTACCGTTGTTTTGCTGAAGGATATGAAATTTATTGTTCTCTATGACCGCGTTAATATTCGCGTTTTGCGCGATCTGTATAGCATTCGCAGAAGAAATAATGTTGGCGATCTTTTCCAATAGATTTCCGGTGATATGAACGCCGTCAGTTTCACGGATATAAA
The sequence above is drawn from the Bacteroidota bacterium genome and encodes:
- a CDS encoding T9SS type A sorting domain-containing protein translates to MKTKFYLLLALPMLLILTTVSRAQPLSGAYSIDGSLPTSGTNFQSFNDFATRLSTDGVSGDVVANVNSSIAYTEQVTFHTIPGAGPTATVTIEGNLATLQAATTTTDRHIIRLEDVSWMTIRGMSIIYDPSSTGGFYGIQIYNSGSHLSILNNTILMNSTSTLHGGIVASGSTTSILDPGNFDNILIAENNITSGGYGISVYGDAASLATQIEIANNYIADFADNGIYIRETDGVHITGNLLEKIANIISSANAIQIAQNANINAVIENNKFHILQQNNGTQTLRGIYLFNGTGHRVFNNEISASALTTGNFTGIEIRTSATAPEICFNVISGDDAATATGNFIGISEELSNTNSVLKNNLISITKPGTGTRAALKLGATSTVTTVLQSNYNDFWVPSGNVAVKGTTNPTIYQTLADWQSASTQDANSVSIAPLFTSPSFLLPTNPVLNNQGTPISWIASDIDGNPRDPSTPDIGAYEYFVSGIELTHAPLQAVISPNPTAGKIRISYSEKIDGEVFCKLYDYLGRIQLTKTVNGSGTIDFELDDVAAGIYLLEISSRGKNRSFRVLKTQ